A section of the Flavobacteriales bacterium genome encodes:
- a CDS encoding tetratricopeptide repeat protein has product MKRTLILLFAAGTLGLHAQNSNVVNAYNYLQDGDLAKAAEFIEPAVTNEATMGKDKTWRYRGDIYRLIALGQDETLKAQFPEAMQRAIDSYIKAQELDTKGSYKNEIQQNLLALQAASLNKGNDAFSAKEYDKAIALYGNSERIAKAFGAVDTNAIFNSALAYETKGDAAMAIQRYGECLSLGYDKPEIYRYKANLQKKAGDVDGAIATVRQGRTKHVGNKDLILDEMSYQLEAGRTEEAEKSVNEAIAADPENAVLYSILGSLYDAKANPKEGPAPAEADVAKWTDLAEENYKKSLERDPKFFDAYFNIGVLYNNRAATCYSKANGIKDNAAYEKAKTACDGVFVKAVPYFEKAHELRPDDVQTIQQLMKLYAKTDDQAKYAAMKAKLGQ; this is encoded by the coding sequence ATGAAGCGTACCCTCATCCTCCTGTTCGCCGCCGGCACCCTGGGCCTCCACGCCCAGAACAGCAACGTGGTGAACGCCTACAACTACCTCCAGGACGGCGATCTGGCCAAGGCGGCCGAGTTCATCGAGCCCGCCGTCACCAACGAGGCCACCATGGGCAAGGACAAGACCTGGCGCTACCGGGGCGACATCTACCGCCTGATCGCCCTGGGGCAGGACGAGACCCTCAAGGCCCAGTTCCCCGAGGCCATGCAGCGCGCCATCGACAGCTACATCAAGGCGCAGGAGCTGGACACCAAGGGGAGCTACAAGAACGAGATCCAGCAGAACCTGCTCGCCCTGCAGGCCGCGTCGCTCAACAAAGGCAACGATGCCTTCAGCGCCAAGGAGTACGACAAGGCCATCGCCCTCTACGGCAACAGCGAGCGCATCGCCAAGGCCTTCGGCGCGGTGGACACCAACGCCATCTTCAACAGCGCCCTGGCTTACGAGACCAAGGGTGACGCCGCCATGGCCATCCAGCGCTACGGGGAGTGCCTCAGCCTGGGCTACGACAAGCCGGAGATCTACCGCTACAAGGCCAACCTGCAGAAGAAGGCCGGCGATGTGGACGGTGCGATCGCCACCGTGCGCCAGGGGCGCACCAAGCATGTGGGCAACAAGGACCTGATCCTGGACGAGATGAGCTACCAGCTGGAGGCCGGCCGTACCGAGGAGGCCGAGAAGAGCGTGAACGAGGCCATCGCCGCCGACCCGGAGAACGCCGTGCTCTACAGCATCCTGGGCAGCCTGTACGATGCCAAGGCCAACCCCAAGGAAGGCCCCGCGCCTGCCGAGGCCGATGTGGCCAAGTGGACGGACCTGGCCGAGGAGAACTACAAAAAGAGCCTGGAGCGCGACCCCAAGTTCTTCGACGCCTATTTCAACATCGGTGTGCTGTACAACAACCGCGCGGCCACCTGCTACAGCAAGGCCAACGGCATCAAGGACAACGCCGCCTACGAGAAGGCCAAGACCGCCTGCGATGGGGTCTTCGTGAAGGCCGTACCGTACTTCGAAAAGGCGCACGAGCTCCGTCCGGACGACGTGCAGACGATCCAACAGCTGATGAAGCTGTATGCCAAGACCGACGACCAGGCCAAGTATGCCGCCATGAAGGCGAAGCTCGGACAATAA
- a CDS encoding zinc metallopeptidase — MGAYLIGIVVMLVSMLVSHQLKSRFQKYSATPLANGMSGAEIAQQMLHDHGITNVKVVSVPGQLTDHYNPANRTVNLSEAVYHARNAAAAAVAAHECGHAVQHATAYQWLTMRSKLVPVVQVASSFMQWVILGGILLINSFPQLLLIGIILFAMTTLFAFITLPVEYDASNRALAWIKRNGIVTAGEYAMSADALKWAARTYVVAAIGSLATLLYYVSIFMNRRN, encoded by the coding sequence ATGGGAGCCTACCTCATCGGCATCGTGGTGATGCTCGTGAGCATGCTGGTGAGCCACCAGCTGAAGAGCCGATTCCAGAAGTACAGCGCCACCCCGCTGGCCAATGGCATGAGCGGGGCGGAGATCGCCCAGCAAATGCTGCACGACCACGGCATCACCAACGTGAAGGTGGTGAGCGTGCCCGGCCAGCTCACCGACCATTACAACCCGGCCAACCGCACGGTGAACCTCAGCGAGGCCGTGTACCATGCCCGCAACGCCGCCGCTGCGGCCGTGGCCGCCCACGAGTGCGGGCACGCCGTGCAGCACGCCACCGCCTACCAGTGGCTCACCATGCGCAGCAAGCTGGTGCCCGTGGTGCAGGTGGCCAGCAGCTTCATGCAGTGGGTGATCCTGGGCGGCATCCTGCTGATCAACAGCTTCCCGCAGCTGCTGCTCATCGGCATCATCCTGTTCGCCATGACCACCCTGTTCGCCTTCATCACCCTGCCGGTGGAGTACGACGCCAGCAACCGGGCCCTGGCCTGGATCAAGCGCAACGGCATCGTCACCGCCGGCGAGTACGCCATGAGCGCCGACGCCCTGAAGTGGGCCGCCCGCACCTACGTGGTGGCCGCCATCGGCTCGCTGGCCACGCTGCTCTACTACGTGTCCATCTTCATGAACCGCCGGAACTGA
- a CDS encoding FkbM family methyltransferase: MWRAPLRSITRQLTRLPVRGRHRLADLVGEWTNTGDPVELLLNGVRLSLDLGIRQHRMMYFGLYEVNIMNYLSRTLRPGMIVFDPGANMGYFAAHCLGLVGAAGHVHSFEPSRTANAQIRRMNDLGAFRTWSLWDLALTDHTGTHTFYDTPRVMVRGFACLEGTFDPTDKIPYPVQVTTVDAFCGEQGVERIDFLKLDIEGSELPALRGAQRMLAEGRITRIMVETTLLDRSRAEVQAIDDLLRAAGFRSFRARMDGRTEAVDVMAHRDLREDILWLRER; the protein is encoded by the coding sequence ATGTGGCGCGCTCCGCTCCGCTCCATCACCCGCCAGCTCACCCGGCTTCCCGTCCGGGGCCGTCATCGCCTGGCCGACCTGGTCGGCGAATGGACGAACACCGGTGATCCGGTCGAACTGCTCCTGAACGGCGTCCGGCTTTCGCTGGACCTCGGCATCCGGCAGCACCGCATGATGTACTTCGGCCTTTACGAGGTCAACATCATGAACTACCTCTCCCGCACCCTGCGTCCGGGCATGATCGTGTTCGACCCGGGTGCCAACATGGGCTATTTCGCGGCGCATTGCCTGGGCCTGGTGGGCGCTGCGGGCCATGTGCACTCCTTCGAGCCCTCGCGCACGGCCAATGCCCAGATCCGCCGCATGAACGACCTCGGCGCCTTCCGCACGTGGTCGTTGTGGGACCTGGCGCTCACCGACCACACCGGCACGCACACCTTTTACGACACCCCCCGGGTGATGGTGCGGGGCTTTGCCTGCCTGGAGGGCACCTTTGACCCCACGGACAAGATCCCGTATCCGGTGCAGGTGACCACGGTGGACGCGTTCTGCGGCGAGCAGGGCGTCGAACGCATCGACTTCCTGAAGCTGGACATCGAGGGTTCGGAGCTGCCGGCCCTGCGGGGCGCCCAACGGATGCTGGCCGAAGGGCGCATCACCCGTATCATGGTGGAGACCACCCTGCTGGACCGGTCGCGGGCCGAGGTGCAGGCGATCGACGACCTGCTGCGCGCGGCGGGCTTCCGCTCCTTCCGGGCGCGGATGGACGGGCGCACCGAAGCGGTGGACGTGATGGCCCACCGGGACCTGCGCGAGGACATCCTCTGGCTGCGCGAACGCTGA
- a CDS encoding SRPBCC family protein, giving the protein MRALKTILIILLALAGLFVILGLMGPKTFRVERSAVIAAPAEVVFNRVGKLAEMKNWGPWQEMDKDQVQTIEGTDGTVGAVWKWEGDTVGKGMQEIVAIEANKSVRTKLTFLEPMEAVNEGTYDLEAMGDSTRITWGLQGENGFVGRVMGVFMDMDKMLGPDFEKGLSNLKGLAEADAKAIAEQKARMVDGFEVNIVDRPAMWYVGERKRVKWSNMEAFFGSTFGKAMGIMQGAGVEPAGAPSGLFYEWNEAKQEADMLAGIPVSASTKDKLKGMTLVEVPAGKAYTIDHYGPYANTEKAHMAIDRKIKADGATMSDVVLEEYITDPGTEPDTAKWLTRVVYPIK; this is encoded by the coding sequence ATGAGAGCCCTCAAGACCATCCTCATCATCCTGCTGGCCCTGGCGGGCCTGTTCGTGATCCTGGGCCTCATGGGCCCCAAGACCTTCCGCGTGGAGCGCAGCGCGGTGATCGCCGCCCCGGCCGAGGTGGTCTTCAACCGGGTGGGCAAGCTCGCCGAGATGAAGAACTGGGGGCCCTGGCAGGAGATGGACAAGGACCAGGTGCAGACCATCGAAGGCACGGACGGTACGGTGGGCGCCGTGTGGAAGTGGGAAGGCGACACCGTGGGCAAGGGCATGCAGGAGATCGTGGCCATCGAGGCCAACAAGAGCGTGCGCACCAAGCTCACCTTCCTGGAGCCGATGGAGGCCGTGAACGAGGGCACCTACGACCTGGAGGCGATGGGCGACAGCACCCGCATCACCTGGGGCCTGCAGGGCGAGAACGGCTTCGTGGGCCGAGTGATGGGCGTGTTCATGGACATGGACAAGATGCTGGGGCCCGACTTCGAGAAAGGCCTGTCCAACCTCAAGGGCCTGGCCGAGGCGGACGCCAAGGCCATCGCCGAGCAGAAGGCCAGGATGGTCGACGGCTTCGAGGTGAACATCGTGGACCGTCCGGCGATGTGGTACGTCGGCGAGCGCAAGCGCGTGAAATGGAGCAACATGGAGGCCTTCTTCGGCAGCACCTTCGGCAAGGCCATGGGCATCATGCAGGGTGCGGGCGTGGAACCGGCCGGCGCGCCAAGCGGGTTGTTCTACGAGTGGAACGAGGCCAAGCAGGAGGCGGACATGCTGGCGGGCATCCCCGTTTCGGCCAGCACCAAGGACAAGCTGAAGGGCATGACCCTCGTGGAGGTCCCGGCCGGCAAGGCCTACACCATCGACCACTACGGGCCCTACGCCAACACGGAGAAGGCCCACATGGCCATCGACAGGAAGATCAAGGCCGACGGCGCCACGATGAGCGATGTGGTGCTCGAGGAGTACATCACCGACCCCGGCACGGAACCCGACACGGCCAAGTGGCTCACCCGGGTGGTGTATCCCATCAAGTAG
- a CDS encoding DUF853 family protein, with the protein MRTTEEFTQAMQAGYAVQGGSIVLGAPLYQGTCVAAAPVRIPLRTLNRHGLIAGATGTGKTKSLQTLAEQLSLHGVPSLLMDIKGDLSGIAAPGTPNPKIDERHTRLGLPYEPAALPVELLSLSDEKGARLRATVSEFGPVLLGRILELNDTQQSVLALVFKYCDDNGLPLLDLKDLRRVLQFTTQEGKAEVQKQYGAVSPATVNTILRKLIEIEQQGAERFFGERSFDVNDLLTQRDGKGVVHIVRLTDIQDKPRLFSTFMLCLLAEVYATFPEVGDPEKPKLCLFIDEAHLIFDTATRPLLEQIGTIIKLIRSKGVGVFFCTQTPTDVPDEVLGQLGLKVQHALRAFTAKDRTAIKRTAENYPLTDFYDTETLLTSLGIGEALVTALSEKGTPTPLAHTLMRAPATRMDVLSPVEVDGLVARSALAARYNEVIDRDSAFELLEKRLKAEDDGGGEARKKADPAPKPAKPERSIVEDLSRNTMVRQVGNTLVRELTRGLLGVLGVRSRRR; encoded by the coding sequence ATGCGAACGACCGAGGAGTTCACCCAGGCGATGCAGGCGGGCTACGCCGTGCAGGGCGGTTCCATCGTGCTGGGCGCCCCGCTGTACCAGGGCACCTGCGTGGCGGCCGCGCCGGTGCGCATCCCCCTGCGCACCCTCAACCGGCACGGCCTCATCGCCGGGGCCACGGGCACCGGCAAGACGAAAAGCCTGCAGACGCTGGCCGAGCAGCTGAGCCTGCACGGCGTTCCCAGCCTGCTGATGGACATCAAGGGCGACCTGAGCGGCATCGCGGCGCCGGGCACGCCGAACCCGAAGATCGACGAGCGCCACACCCGCCTGGGGCTGCCCTACGAGCCCGCCGCCCTGCCGGTGGAGCTGCTGAGCCTGAGCGATGAGAAGGGCGCGCGCCTCCGCGCCACGGTGAGCGAGTTCGGTCCCGTGCTGCTGGGCCGCATCCTGGAGCTCAACGACACCCAGCAGAGCGTGCTGGCCCTGGTGTTCAAGTATTGCGACGACAACGGCCTGCCGCTGCTGGACCTGAAGGACCTGCGGCGCGTGCTGCAGTTCACCACGCAGGAGGGCAAGGCCGAGGTGCAGAAGCAGTACGGCGCCGTGAGCCCGGCCACGGTGAACACCATCCTGCGCAAGCTGATCGAGATCGAGCAGCAGGGCGCCGAACGCTTCTTCGGGGAGCGCAGCTTCGACGTGAACGACCTGCTGACGCAGCGCGATGGCAAGGGCGTGGTGCACATCGTGCGCCTCACCGACATCCAGGACAAGCCGCGGCTCTTCAGCACCTTCATGCTGTGCCTGCTGGCGGAGGTGTACGCCACCTTCCCCGAGGTGGGCGACCCGGAGAAACCGAAGCTCTGCCTCTTCATCGACGAGGCCCACCTGATCTTCGACACGGCCACCCGGCCGCTGCTGGAGCAGATCGGCACCATCATCAAGCTGATCCGCTCCAAGGGGGTGGGGGTCTTCTTCTGCACGCAAACGCCCACCGATGTGCCGGACGAGGTGCTGGGCCAGCTGGGGCTGAAGGTGCAGCACGCGCTGCGCGCCTTCACCGCCAAGGACCGCACGGCGATAAAGCGCACGGCCGAGAACTACCCGCTCACCGACTTCTACGACACGGAGACGTTGCTGACCTCGCTCGGCATCGGCGAGGCGCTGGTGACGGCCCTGAGCGAGAAGGGCACGCCGACCCCGCTGGCGCACACGCTGATGCGCGCGCCGGCCACCCGCATGGATGTGCTGTCACCGGTGGAAGTGGACGGGCTGGTGGCGCGCAGCGCGCTGGCGGCCAGGTACAACGAGGTGATCGACCGCGACAGCGCTTTCGAGCTGCTGGAGAAACGGCTGAAGGCGGAGGACGACGGCGGGGGAGAGGCGCGCAAAAAGGCCGACCCCGCGCCGAAGCCCGCCAAGCCGGAGCGGTCCATCGTGGAGGACCTGAGCCGCAACACCATGGTGCGGCAGGTGGGCAATACGCTGGTGCGCGAGCTCACCCGCGGGCTGCTGGGGGTGCTGGGCGTGCGCTCGCGTCGCCGCTGA
- the gyrA gene encoding DNA gyrase subunit A, with amino-acid sequence MTDGEKIVPINIENEMKTAYIDYSMSVIVSRALPDVRDGLKPVHRRVLFGMQELGVLSNRPYKKSARIVGEVLGKYHPHGDGSVYDAMVRMAQDWSLRYPLVDGQGNFGSIDGDSPAAMRYTEARLKKIAEEVLADLDKETVDMRPNFDDTLEEPSVMPTRIPQLLVNGAAGIAVGMATNMPPHNLTEVCDATIAYIDDRDIDIDGLMQHIKGPDFPTGGVIYGTDGIREAYHTGRGRIVLRGKCHIEEDQRTGRETIICTEIPYQTNKAVQLYKGVADLVNDKKIEGLSDVNDYSDRTGIRLAYEVKREAMGTVVLNQLYKYSALQSSFSVNNIALVGGRPMLLNLKDMIARFVDHRHDVVVRRTKYDLRKAEERAHILEGLLIALDHLDAVIALIRASQTPDEARDGLMKEFGLTEIQARAILDMRLQRLTGLERDKIREEHAELMTLIAHLKAVLADEGLRMGIIKDELREVKEKYGDKRRTEIVASGADLNMEDLIADDAVVVTISHMGYIKRTPLAEFRTQSRGGVGSRGSTTRDEDFLEHLFVATNHNYLLIFTQKGRCYWMRVFDIPEGTRQSKGRAIQNLIQIEADDKVLAYINVKDLKSEDYLNNHFVVLCTKNGVIKKTTLEAYSRPRANGIIAVGIREGDELLEARLTNGNCHIIMASREGKANHFEENRVRPMGRGASGVRGMLLEDGDEVVGMITIDKAETGTRQVLVVSENGYGKRTPLMDKEGEYEYRITNRGGKGVKTLQVTEKTGKVVAIKDVTEEDHLMIINRSGITIRTRVNELRQLGRATQGVRLIELRANDRIAAVAKVDSDLHEDEDLNGEGADGAANGTEVDTPAPEA; translated from the coding sequence ATGACCGACGGAGAGAAGATCGTCCCGATCAACATCGAGAACGAGATGAAGACCGCCTACATCGATTACTCGATGTCGGTGATCGTGAGCCGGGCACTGCCTGATGTGCGCGATGGCCTCAAGCCCGTGCACCGCCGCGTGCTCTTCGGCATGCAGGAACTGGGCGTGCTCAGCAACCGACCCTACAAGAAAAGCGCCCGTATCGTCGGGGAGGTGCTCGGGAAGTACCACCCGCACGGCGACGGCAGCGTGTACGACGCCATGGTGCGCATGGCCCAGGACTGGAGCCTGCGCTACCCGCTGGTCGATGGTCAGGGCAACTTCGGCAGCATCGATGGGGACAGCCCGGCGGCCATGCGCTACACCGAGGCCCGCCTGAAGAAGATCGCCGAGGAGGTGCTGGCCGACCTGGACAAGGAGACGGTGGACATGCGGCCCAACTTCGACGACACCTTGGAGGAGCCCAGCGTGATGCCCACCCGCATCCCCCAGCTGCTCGTGAACGGGGCGGCCGGCATCGCCGTGGGCATGGCCACCAACATGCCACCGCACAACCTCACCGAGGTCTGCGATGCCACCATCGCGTACATCGACGACCGCGACATCGACATCGATGGGCTGATGCAGCACATCAAGGGTCCGGACTTCCCCACCGGCGGGGTGATCTACGGCACCGATGGCATCCGCGAGGCCTACCACACCGGTCGCGGCCGCATCGTGCTCCGCGGCAAGTGCCACATCGAGGAGGACCAGCGCACCGGCCGCGAGACCATCATCTGCACGGAGATCCCCTACCAGACGAACAAGGCCGTGCAGCTCTACAAGGGCGTGGCCGACCTGGTGAACGACAAGAAGATCGAGGGCCTCAGCGACGTCAACGACTACAGCGACCGCACCGGCATCCGCCTGGCCTACGAGGTGAAGCGCGAGGCCATGGGCACCGTGGTGCTCAACCAGCTGTACAAGTACAGCGCGCTGCAGAGCAGCTTCAGCGTGAACAACATCGCGCTGGTGGGCGGGCGGCCCATGCTCCTGAACCTCAAGGACATGATCGCGCGCTTCGTGGACCATCGCCACGACGTGGTGGTGCGCCGCACGAAGTACGACCTGCGCAAGGCCGAGGAGCGCGCCCACATCCTGGAGGGCCTGCTGATCGCCCTCGACCACCTGGATGCCGTGATCGCCCTGATCCGCGCCAGCCAGACACCCGACGAGGCCCGCGATGGCCTGATGAAGGAGTTCGGCCTCACCGAGATCCAGGCCCGCGCCATCCTCGACATGCGCCTGCAGCGCCTCACCGGACTGGAGCGCGACAAGATCCGCGAGGAACACGCCGAGCTCATGACCCTCATCGCCCACTTGAAGGCCGTGCTGGCCGACGAGGGGCTGCGTATGGGCATCATCAAGGACGAGCTGCGCGAGGTGAAGGAGAAGTACGGCGACAAGCGCCGCACGGAGATCGTGGCCAGCGGGGCCGACCTCAACATGGAGGACCTCATCGCCGACGATGCGGTGGTGGTCACCATCAGCCACATGGGCTACATCAAGCGCACGCCCCTGGCCGAGTTCCGCACCCAGAGCCGGGGTGGGGTGGGCAGCCGTGGCAGCACCACCCGCGACGAGGACTTCCTGGAGCACCTGTTCGTGGCCACCAACCACAACTACCTGCTCATCTTCACCCAGAAGGGCCGCTGCTACTGGATGCGGGTGTTCGACATCCCCGAAGGCACGCGCCAGAGCAAGGGCCGCGCCATCCAGAACCTCATCCAGATCGAGGCCGATGACAAGGTGCTGGCCTACATCAATGTGAAGGACCTCAAGAGCGAGGACTACCTGAACAACCACTTCGTGGTGCTGTGCACCAAGAACGGGGTCATCAAGAAGACCACGCTGGAGGCCTACAGCCGTCCCCGCGCCAACGGCATCATCGCCGTGGGCATCCGCGAGGGCGACGAGCTGCTGGAGGCCCGCCTCACCAACGGCAACTGCCACATCATCATGGCCAGCCGCGAGGGCAAGGCCAACCACTTCGAGGAGAACCGGGTGCGCCCCATGGGCCGCGGGGCCAGCGGGGTGCGGGGCATGCTGCTGGAGGACGGCGACGAGGTGGTGGGCATGATCACCATCGACAAGGCCGAGACCGGCACCCGCCAGGTGCTGGTGGTGAGCGAGAACGGCTACGGCAAACGCACCCCCCTGATGGACAAGGAAGGGGAGTACGAGTACCGCATCACCAACCGCGGCGGCAAAGGGGTGAAGACCCTGCAGGTGACCGAGAAGACCGGAAAAGTGGTGGCCATCAAGGACGTCACCGAGGAGGATCATCTGATGATCATCAACCGCAGCGGCATCACCATCCGCACCCGGGTGAACGAGCTGCGCCAGCTGGGCCGGGCCACCCAGGGCGTGCGCCTGATCGAACTGCGCGCCAACGACCGTATCGCCGCTGTGGCCAAGGTGGACAGCGACCTGCACGAGGACGAGGACCTGAACGGCGAGGGTGCGGACGGCGCTGCGAATGGCACCGAAGTTGATACCCCGGCCCCCGAAGCCTGA
- a CDS encoding RHS repeat-associated core domain-containing protein: MAVVDDRSGYGPTTLFLLGHSGTQAQLRALSVAAFHADNNTPDWHTLETVTATPAILKGRLQPSPDGQRLAYARTTGTGMGLLQWGGNELRVVSLDPGRLALSGAPLTVTGPTGRITGLDFSPAADYLYFTVSGLSYPTTQRLYRLPLAGGAIAPMAWHVTDVRRNAQQGGTHMLCTTTTGLRRIAQPDDASPTQTTHALPGIQPALALQPVLIGPDRSTSTRHLGRRRYELTDHLGNVRAVVGDRKLSDFSLDINTPVLVPTSFKADVLSYADYDPFGSLLDERHALAYRFGFNGKENDNEFFDEPGAIQDYGMRMYDPRIGRFPSVDPIAAQYPELTPYQFASNTPIQATDLDGLEADFSAGKVAPLEYTNPQWIHATAAINTAGAAWNTLVDLSELVVNILPPYNAFNEGAGYEKVGKGFASAATGAYDWTVNTSGAQKREDLATTFSNPHTYTNAAGSLAVGGALGKLAGGSKLSVATEGSTVSATEQVVYRALSTTDRAAVDAGKSLVPKGTGGSVLDHVRGKPTGHISASETLAGTARFNSGNGVVAINVNKAVAGGARFIPHGNVMQAVKHLPKQGMKVGQASEVLFDGSIAPNSYRLMD, encoded by the coding sequence ATGGCCGTGGTGGACGACCGCAGCGGCTACGGCCCCACCACCCTCTTTTTGCTGGGCCACAGCGGCACCCAGGCCCAGCTGCGCGCCCTGTCGGTGGCCGCCTTCCATGCCGACAACAACACCCCCGACTGGCACACCCTGGAGACCGTGACGGCCACCCCCGCCATCCTCAAGGGGCGCCTGCAGCCCAGCCCCGATGGACAGCGCCTGGCCTACGCCCGCACCACCGGCACCGGCATGGGCCTGCTGCAGTGGGGCGGCAACGAGCTGCGCGTGGTGTCGCTGGACCCCGGTCGCCTGGCCCTCAGCGGGGCGCCCCTCACGGTCACCGGCCCCACGGGCCGCATCACCGGCTTGGACTTCAGCCCGGCGGCGGACTACCTTTACTTCACCGTGAGCGGGTTGAGCTACCCCACCACCCAGCGCCTCTACCGCCTGCCCCTGGCCGGCGGCGCCATCGCCCCAATGGCCTGGCACGTGACCGATGTGCGGCGCAACGCCCAGCAGGGCGGCACCCACATGCTGTGCACCACCACCACCGGCCTGCGCCGCATCGCCCAGCCGGACGATGCCAGCCCCACGCAGACCACCCATGCCCTGCCCGGCATCCAGCCCGCCCTGGCCCTGCAACCGGTGCTCATCGGCCCGGACCGCAGCACCAGCACCCGCCACCTGGGCCGCCGCCGCTACGAGCTCACCGACCACCTGGGCAACGTGCGCGCCGTGGTGGGCGACCGCAAGCTCAGCGACTTCAGCCTCGACATCAACACGCCGGTCCTGGTACCCACCAGCTTCAAGGCAGATGTGCTGTCCTACGCGGATTATGATCCCTTCGGGAGCTTGCTCGATGAGCGGCATGCGTTGGCGTACCGGTTCGGGTTCAATGGCAAGGAGAACGACAACGAGTTCTTCGATGAACCAGGAGCGATCCAGGACTATGGCATGAGAATGTACGACCCGCGCATTGGTCGCTTCCCCAGCGTGGACCCAATCGCAGCACAGTATCCAGAACTCACGCCCTATCAGTTTGCTAGCAATACTCCGATCCAAGCAACCGATCTCGATGGGTTGGAAGCTGATTTTTCAGCCGGGAAGGTCGCTCCCTTGGAGTACACTAACCCGCAGTGGATACACGCCACGGCAGCGATCAACACGGCGGGTGCTGCTTGGAACACACTGGTGGATCTGTCCGAACTCGTGGTCAATATCCTGCCGCCCTACAATGCGTTCAACGAGGGAGCAGGGTATGAGAAGGTAGGCAAGGGGTTCGCGTCCGCTGCAACTGGCGCTTATGACTGGACGGTCAATACTTCAGGTGCGCAAAAGCGAGAAGACCTTGCAACGACCTTCTCGAATCCGCATACATACACCAACGCAGCCGGGTCCCTGGCGGTTGGCGGTGCCCTTGGCAAACTAGCGGGAGGGTCGAAGCTTTCCGTAGCTACTGAGGGTTCAACGGTTTCTGCAACTGAACAAGTTGTCTATCGGGCTCTCAGTACCACGGATCGCGCCGCAGTTGATGCAGGAAAATCTCTTGTTCCGAAAGGAACCGGAGGCTCTGTTCTAGATCACGTCAGAGGCAAGCCAACTGGTCACATTTCGGCATCCGAAACTCTTGCGGGTACTGCCAGATTCAATAGTGGCAACGGGGTAGTCGCAATCAACGTGAACAAAGCCGTAGCTGGTGGGGCGAGATTCATTCCTCACGGCAACGTCATGCAGGCTGTCAAGCATCTGCCGAAACAGGGAATGAAAGTTGGGCAAGCATCGGAGGTTTTGTTTGATGGAAGCATTGCCCCGAATTCATACCGATTGATGGACTGA